GTATGCGTCCATGTTCTCACCAGaacaagaccaatctttgttgactcggttgatgaccagcgtggagtctccatataccatgaggcgtttgatgccgagctcaatagctatacggagtccatggagacatgcttcatattccacgacattgttggaggctgcAAAATGAATTTGGAGGGCGTATCAGAGCTCGTCCTTAGttggagtaatgaataaaatgccagcaccagcaccgttgatgttgagggcgccatcgaagtacatcacctagtgctcggggcaaaCAGTGGGggtgggctcttggatctcggtccactcagtgacAGAGTTAGccagcgcctatgacttaatggtaggcctgcttctgatttctagggagtaagtgccaagctcgatagcccacttgatgatgtggccatttgCCTCTTTGTTGcgaaggatgtcccctagaggcaACTCGGTGACCATAGTGATCTTGTAGTACTTGAAGTAACGGCGGAACATGCGTGACGTGACtagaatggcgtataacagcttctAAACCTAAGGGTAacaagttttggactcattaagaacctcgctgatgaagtagatgggacattgtaccttataggcatgtccgGCTTCCTCACgacacgagaagtggcggcgatatAGACCAATAGGGTTTCGTCTGGTTGAGGCATCATCATGATCGAAGGcttcgttagaaacaacttgagctgctcgaaggcTGTATCAGCCTCCTTtgaccaggagaagcgctcggaggccttgagtagtttgaagaatggtagtccttttttgccGAGGCACGATATAAAGTGGCTGGGAGAAGCCATACACcctgtgagcttctgtatatcctttacgcaggttggccatttcatattggtgatggcagagaccttatcggggttgggttcgataccacgggcgctgacaatgtagcccaggagtatgccggatggaactccaaaaatgaactttgaagggttcaatttccatttgtatctttttaggttggcgaacgtttcttcgaggtcggcgatgagattgtTGGTAGTTTTggatttgacgaccacatcatcgatgtaagcttcgatgttggggcctatctattgatcaaggcacatctagatagcccttCGGTAGGTCGCCCTGGCATtgttgagtctgaaggacatggtggtatagcaatacacaccgaaaggcgtgatgaacgatgttttgatctggtcatcctctttgatggaaatctagtgataaccagagtaacagtcgaggaaggagaggagttcatagccggtggtggagtctacaacctcgtctatccaaggcagaccaaaggggtctttagggcagagtgtttgttgagatcggtgtaatcaacgcacattctctattctttattcttttttgaacaaaaaactagatttgctaaccactcgggatgatacacttctttattaaatccggtagctaggagccattttatctACCCTAATAGCGTTCAACTTGTCTagcatgaatcatcggagtttctgcttgatcggtttggcgatcggcgagacattcaaggagtgctcgatcttctcccgtggtaccctcggcatgtctacaggtttccaagcaaacatgttggcgttggcatgtaggaaggagatgatcacgctttcctatttggggtcgagatgagccctaatcttgatggtcttggtggggtcatcgaggccaaggccgacattctttgtttccttggacttggtggaggcgtgAGAAGGCTCTAgtgctgggatctctaggtcatcggtgggcaccatcttggcgtcggtgaccatgctagccatctagatggagaggttggtggctttggTGAGGGCGAGACCCTGTTtcacaggcgtaggcgatggagaggttggcccatagggccagaactcctatagGCGAGGGCATCTTTAGTACCAGATAGgcgtagtgcggtatggccatgaacttggctagagctagccaaccaagtatggcatggtaggtggtgttgaagtcgacaacgtagaagttgatgtgcttgaTGTGGAAGTTGCTAGCCGTGCCAAATTGTaccaggagggtgatctctctaagcggtttggatgccctgccaggtaccacacgcTAGAAGGAGGAGTCATTGGGGGTGAGGTCTTCTACtccaaggcccaactcctttagggcttcgacaaagaggaggttcagagcacttttgccatcgacgagtactttcctgaagagtactttcttgatggttgcatcaagaatgagggggaaacacactatgtaagggatgtccgcccactggttggccGTGCTGAATGTAATGGGGACCTCAGACTAGGGGCAATAGCTGGGGTTGGTGATGGCGTCTTCTGTGTGGACAGCAAGCTCCCGGCGGGCGGTGAGCTTTCGATCTCTTCTACTTTTGGCGGCGGCGAGGACttcaaagatggtggcgaccactttgtcatgatcctagaaggcattgttgttgtccctaggtggtcggcgacctctagctccatcgtcgttgtcgtcagtcctccgaggggtatcccacgaagatagattgatcggcagagatgcgtgtaatcaagaacaagaaggcaacagagacacaagagttagataggttcgggccatcaacatgacataataccctactcttgtggtctgttggtttgtattggctatcatatgatattgcatgtgttttgagggggtccctgcctaccttatatagtctgggggtagggctacaagtcggttagatctaggagataaccagaaagtaataatagattacaggaatcatgggatcgaacatatccgaacagatctagtagtatctttaggatatcaccCTTGATGTCTTGTGGTACACGCCGAGCAGTGTCGTGCATCATAGGTCTTCATCTTATGGGCTAGACCGCCCCTAGGAGCGTAgcctaccatgggtatctagggttgtaccccccacatgtatgcttcaagtacctcaatattctctttgtagccttcaaatgactttctcttggtgaggcttagaaTCTTGCACAcctgcatacactaaacatgacatctagccttgatgtagtcacatagagtaggcttccaatcatagactgatacaacttttgatccaccatgttgccacttgcatcactatctaaattgTCATATGTTCCCATAGGTGTGCTAATGTTTtttctatcactcatgccaaacttcttgagcatgtctttgatgtacttgccttgactcacaaatgtactattcttcaattgcttgatttgaagaccaaggaagaaattcaactctccaatcatggacatctcaaactcattagccatcatcttcccaaactcttcacaaaaagtcttgattggttgatccaaatatgatgtcatcaacatagatttgcaacacaaacaagtccttgccagTCTTCTTGGTGAAGtcagtggtgtcaaccttacccatcatgaatccctttgagagtaggaagtcccttaacctctcataccatgctctaggtgcttgcttcaagccatacaatgccttcttcaacttgtacacatggttgggtatcttgtcatcttcaaaaccgggaggttgctcaacatatacttattcattgatgtagccatttagaaatgcactcttgacaaccatttgatagagctttatgttgtgggcacaagcctaggctaacaagattctaattgcttccaatctagcaaccgaggcatatgtttctccaaagtcaagaccttcaacttgagtgtatccttgagctaccaatcttgctttgttccttactactatcccatcttgatcttgcttgtttctatagacccatttggttccaatcacattatggttctttggtctttccactaactcccatatttgatttcttgtgaaattgttcaattcttcatgcatagcattcacccaatcaacatccttcaatgcttcttctatcttctttggttcaatggatgacacaaatgagaagtgctcacaaaatgatgctaatcttgatcttgtttgtacacctctagaaatatctccaattatagtgtctaatggatgatctcttgcaatattagttggttggagtattggaacttgattacttgcacttgcttgatcattgggttgagatgatgtactagccacttgatcttgttcattgtcatgagagccacatgtacttgcttgattagtatcaacttgcacatttgagttagagagcacttgcacttgatcatcttcatcatcattcacttgtctaggccttaattcaccaacatccatgctcttcatggcatttgaaagttgaatacctctaacatcttccaagttctcattctcatgttgggaacccttggtttcatcaaattcaacatcatgcacttcttcaagagtaccactttccaaattccaaactctatatgctttgctagtagtggagtatccaagtaagaacccttcatcacatttcttgtcaaacttgcctaatctggtgcctttcttcaagatatagcatttgcatccaaagacccaaaaatatgcaatgttgggatttctaccattcaagagctcatagggtgtcttctctttcaatgggtgacaatacaagtggttgctacaatagcaagccatgttgatagctttgccccaaaaggattgactcacattgtactcactaatcatataccttgccatatcaatgagtgttctattcttcctctcaacaaggccatttgattgtggagtgtacttggccgagagttgatgtctaattctaaactcatcacataactcatcaattctagtgttcttgaatgcactaccattgtcacttctgaccctcttgatggttgtttcaaactcattgtgtatgcctttgacaaatgatttgaatgttgcaaatacatcactcttgtccactagaaagaatacccaagtgtatcttgtatagtcatccactatcacaaaagccatatttgtttccaccgatgctagtgtattgtgttggcccaaacaaatccatgtgcaataactcaaatgctttactagtgctcatcatgcttttcttaggatgggtgtttccaacttgtttgtcagcttgacaagagctacaaagcttgtccttctcaaacacatctttcaagcctctaaccaagtcatgcttaaccaatctattcaattgtttcattccaacatgaccaagtcttctatgccataaccaacccatactagacttagtgaacaagcatgttgacaattgaccttcactagcattgaattcaaccaagtatagattctcatatctaaagtctttgaagatcaaattagagccatctacccttatgatctctacatcatctaccccaaatatgcatttgaatctaagatcacacaattgagccatggatagcaaattaaagtttaagctttcaactagcaacacattggatatgttcatgTCATTGGATGTTGCAatattaccaagccctttgatcttacctttgccattatcaccaaatgtaatactatcataaccatcattgtcattggtattgattgagttgaacattcttgcatcactagtcatgtgttgagtgcacccactatcaagaacccaatgccttcctctagctttgtaattcaCCTAtagaagaagatcaattctttttaagtacccaaacttgctagggtccttgaaggttagttactgagctctttgacacccaaatagctttcttctttaagcccatccatggtgcaccaatgaacttagccttcacactaatgaacttagccttcacaccatcctatagagtgtcaaagagagaaggcttctcattgatagcaatgtttGCAAGAGCCTTGttgttggtggtcttgtcatcatcactatcatcatcatcatcacttgaggaagcatcactatcccaagtgaccacatatgaaccacccttcttcttctcgaaggtcatcttgtccttcttctctttcttttccttcttgtctttctttttgctcttcttgtcctcatcatcattgtcgctattgtatgggcattgagcaacaagatgatccttgcttccacacttgaagcacctccttgactcttctttgtacttggatgaagacttctttcttataGCACGACaacctttcttcaccatgaacttgctaaatctcttgacaaagagagccatcttctcatcatcatcatcatcccatgagccatcatcttcacttgaggtatcttgcttggccttccccttagatgatgtggatTTGAATGCcaaactcttcttcttgtcatccttcttctcatctttcttctccttcttttcttccttctcatcatcatctctataagtgtcatcggtcatcacatctcccaacacttggttttgtGTCATGATGTcaaaaccactcctcactagcaaggtgaccaacatgccaaaccttgcgggtaagcatctcaagaacttatgggagaaatccttgtccttcacttcttctttaagtgctttgagatcattgataagcacttgaagcctatggaacatcttcggcacactttcatcatccttcatcttgaaactagcaaacttctccttgaggatgtatgccttggcacccttcacgacttgagtgccctcaaatgattcttccaacttcttccaatcttcatgagccatctcaatgttcttgatttgctcaaatgtttctctcatcaatagcatcatgaatggcactaagagcaatgtcattgttttagagaagcacttcttcggccacggtgggattctctagatcggcTATATCAATTTTTGTCTCCatcaccttccacactcttctattgattaacttgatatatgttgtcatcttagccttccaataaggatagtttgtgccatcaaattggggtggcttcttggtgttgttgatttgagccattttgacaccaaaggttgttaagcctcaaatcatggtgaccacgaCTTCGATACCACTTCgaatgtcctaatggctagaggggggtgaatagcctataaaaatttctacaacaacactaaacaaaatggttagacaattatgaggccaagcaaatgttgcgctagcctactaaaatgcaagccacctaccacaattctagtctctatgatctctaggcacacaaaggctatgtcactacacaaagttagtgtgctctcaatgaCTAACTAAAGAGACTCACTAAGCACTAGAtatgacacaagctagctctcaaaactaattacactaaagagcttagctacactatgaATGTAAAATACACAAGTGGTTGAgatgtttataccgccatgtagacaGGTGTGCCAATTACAAGATGAAGCCAATCAATTACAATAGAGTCCCGGTGACAAgaggtgacacaatgatttttcatcgtggttcacttgcttgccgacaagctactccctgttgtggtgatacactcacttggaggttcacatgctaattggcatcacacgccgaaccctcaatagggtgccacacaaccaaacaaggtgaggatcacacaagccatgagcaatccactagagtaccttttggctctccactgggaaaaggtcaagaacccctcacaatcaccacgatcggggCTAGAGATAAGCACCTTCcttcactcgatgatcctcgctgcaccaagccatctaggtgacggcgaccaccaagagtaacaagagaatcccgcagcaaaacatgaacaccaagtgcctctagatgcaatcactcaagcaatgcactaggattcactcccaatctcacaaatatgatcaatctatgatgaggatgagtgggagggctttggctaagctcacaaggttgctatgtcaatgcaaatggccaagagagtgagcttgagtcggccatggggcttaaatagcaACCTCctcgaaatagagtcattgggctCTCACTGTAGCCCAACTTGGGGCGACAGGatgcgccggtcagatcgaccggatgccCTAGCCCTAGTGTCCGATCACCAATTGTCGTCCATGTGTCCCCTACGTTCAACCTCACGCGTATGATTTCAATGGTCAACTCACTTTCTTGTGCATGCTAAAGAATGACCGGACACACCAcagtccatgaccggacgtacCGGTGCTCACTTCAGCCCGCGCGCGCGGCACTGCTACtccgtgaccggacgctctgctaAGATGACTAGATACTTCCAAAGATGTTCTAGAGTGGCCAAATCATGATAGGATgcgtttagtgcatctagaccaGACCCTTCATagtgtccggtgcaataccctaggttacACTGCCTTGGCCTCTACTGACCAAACTCACAAGCCTACGTTCGGTCACTATGAGAGCAATGTCCGGTCACTGAAAATCAGTGACAATCACCTCCTTTACTtcactaacttcttcacccttgctcaaatatgccagccaccaagtgtatcaccttgtacacgtgtgttagcatattttcacaaacattttcaaggctgttagcactctactagaactaaatgcatatgcaatgagttagaacatctagtggcactttgataaccgcattttgatacaagtttcaccccctcttaatagtacggctatcaatcctaaatgtgatcacactcactaagtgtcttgatcaccaaaccaaaaagctcctatcaaatttcacctttgccaagctttttgtttttctctttcttcttttccaagtacaagcacttgatcatcaccatggtcacaccatcatcatggctTCATCATTCCTCCTCCACTTGTAATAGTGctgcctatctcatgatcactttgataaactaggttagcacttagggtttcatcaattcaccaaaaccaaactagagctttcaccaagcTACTGTTAGAACGTTTATCCCAAGCTCCCAATGTTAACCTATGCACTAATATTCCTCTCCCTCGCCATATCAATCATTGATGTATCTCCTCAGACATgtctcttgtattcctttaggaACATCTCAAGTGAGGACCACGCAGTCGTATGAGTCTTCTTTGTCAGCTTCTAGATGTCCAAATGGCAGCACTATCAGgtaggcaccccactattataaaccctagtttggatacttatcaagttgcattatgagtCATTTATCGCATGTAGACTTGGATAATGATCACTCTTATACTACACCTAGAGTAGTCTAATAATCtatagaagcctctcatctaaacaatgggaatgggaacgcttgatgcttattgcttagttgcttgggcaatGGTAGAAGTCAAGCATGAGAAGGGAAATCATACTCACGCGTGTAGGATGTTACACCTgtataattaactactaaaaccaatgaggcTACAACTTGACTTATCTAACTAATCTGGCTAAGGGCTAATATCTCTAATATGATAATCTTGATAataacttggatatcttgctcatgcgaggggtagatcgttgtgagtgtgggatctcaaatgATGTAGCTCGTGGAGCAGTAAGGACCATGTATTGGGATATGTAAGTCTGAGTAACCACTCATACATACCACATGTCAtggatggggtcgacaagccaTGTAACTAGTTGCGACTGATTTATCCGCAAAACTAGCAAGGGGGTTGGCGTAGATCGGGAATGTCTAGGACATTGACCAGGCAACCGCTCGAACCTTTCGTAGGACACTCGTGCTAGATTAGGAAAAGTTGAAAagcatgaggcaacccttactatcGCACAagggtatggtggttagtcccatccttccatgtgggtacagttgtacacctctatagagtcTCGAAAGCCTAGAGTCCCTTGGGACAGAACTATTCAGTTGTTCTTtcttctatacccatggtagcatgaACAATGCACTATGAGCACTTTGTTGTAATGATGAATACCTTTATTTCTATGTTGAGCATGGCATGACAAATTCTTAATGAACATCATTGCTTTCTGCACTTATACAAATACCCGATAACCACcttatgcatccaccaaatactatatgttggaattaagtcttgtgagtacacaGTGTACTCACGGTGTAGCcattaagttgttttgtaggtaGACCAAACATTATCTCTGAGACTAACTCCGATAATGCAAGTTAGTAGACCTTAGAGTCGGCGTCCTCCAAGATGAGCTGTGTGTAAATCCAACGGTTTGACGAGCGACAAGAGCGGCAACCTAGTGCTGGAATAGAGTTGTCAGAGTATTAGATCTAGTAGTACATTTGCACACTTGAAACCTATTTTGTTATCGATAATGCTTTAGTAATAGATGTAAGGCTAAAGTGTGTACGTGATTGAGTTGTATGATATGCATTGTGTTGGTATGTGTGTGTAACTCAACATGAAGGTCCTAAAGATGAGTTGCTACATGCGCTCCTAGGGGTCTCgtgctgtctccaaatggaccgaaatgagcttcgacTTGACCCACGTCATGTAGGAGTATAATCGGTTGCGTCAAAATGATTCCCAAGCCTAAGGTACGctcggcgcaaactatgcacaaTCTTACGctgacattaacactatctccaaactgactgaaatgagcttccatttgatccacgtcacttaggagttccatcgggtgcaccaAAAACGAGTTCTGAGCCAATTGCacttttgacgcaaaccgtgtacctatcttgcatcgagattaacactatctccaaattgaccgaaacgaaacaagagaggaaacaaggatgaaaggaaacaagtatcaaaggtagcaacggatgtgaacaaggcaaaaggtatcacaaacaatagagctattgagtgttccttatgttctcctttcgatatcttctattctcttttactattttttttattttttgtccaatcttttttttcttgcttttgctcttttgatattttttctcagcaaggagcacacaagaataaaccacaaaaaatttgagctcaattgaaaaaaagatgtggcctatagaaaattaggattgtgctaaaaagcataccaaaacttgtgggcctagaaacttaatttcctaatcgaatttcacaaatctaatttttgcgaacccagcattgctgggatgaaatagatctaaaattttctggcgttctccgtagatataaaatttgtccCGTTTCAAGTtcagatgcaaaagttatgactgttttaaggaagctgctcgaatcagggatttagtggacacaagatgcaaaccgatggtgatacggaatagcggcgggtggaggtatcaacacaaactagaaaggaacacaatctaaaccagcaacaagactttgacctaggacacaaactcaacaaagcggactctaaaactgaatcatgcaaaggctatggcgcggatggttataggataggaaacaaatatggcattggactatgggataaaagcaaaaacactcgaactaagggtaagatgcgaacttgacgaTATACCTGAAGCTTTGATATAACTTAATGGGgacgagggtcccgatcttctgtcaggttccAGATAAACAACGATCcggtttcagatca
This DNA window, taken from Miscanthus floridulus cultivar M001 chromosome 13, ASM1932011v1, whole genome shotgun sequence, encodes the following:
- the LOC136499771 gene encoding uncharacterized protein — encoded protein: MTDDTYRDDDEKEEKKEKKDEKKDDKKKSLAFKSTSSKGKAKQDTSSEDDGSWDDDDDEKMALFVKRFSKFMVKKASNNVVEYEACLHGLRIAIELGIKRLMVYGDSTLVINRVNKDWSCSGENMDAYCIEIRKLEGKFYGIEYLHVVRDQH